The genomic region CCTCCCGTCCGGGGAGACGCGCAACGGGCGGATCACGGTCAACTTCGAGAGCGAGGGCGGCCGCCAAGCCGAGGTGTACCGCCTGCCGCTCACCAGCGGGGAGAACTATCTCTTCCTGATCGAACCCGGGATCTACCGCATCGCGCCGACGCGCTCGATGTTCGGGTTCTACAAGCCCGTCATGACCGTCGTCATCGAGGGGCGCTCGTACATGCTCCCCTTCCCGCGCGACCTCCTGCGCCAGCACGCGTACGAGATCAAGCCCGGCAAGATCACCTCGATGGGCACGCTCGAGGCAAAGGTGCTGCCGGCCCTGCCCGGGCAGAAGCCGACGGTCCGCGTGCGCCTCGACGACAGCCCTCAGGCCCGCCGCAACGTCGTGCAGAGCGCGATCCGCGACATGATGGACCCGCGCAAATCGCTCGAGGTGCGCGAGAGCGCCCTCGCCTGGAGCCGCGCGCTCCAGATCAGCTTGATGGACCTGCTCGCCGAGGAAGAGCAGCGCCCGCTCTACAAGCCGGCGCAATGACCGCGCGCCTCGGCGTCGACCTCGGCGCGACCTGGCTGAGGGCCTGCCTCGCCGACGGAGGCCGCGCGCTCTGGACCGAGAGGACGCACGCCACCGCCTGGCGCGACGCGCCCGCCGCGCTGCGGCGGATATTGAAGCGCCGCGGCGTTCGCCGCGTCGACGAGCTCACCCTCGGCGGGACCCGCCTCGGCGGCAAGGAAGGCCAGGCCGCGCTGACGCGGCTGCTCGAGCCTCTCGCGGAGCGCGTCCGGGTGGTGCCCGATTTCGACATCGCCCATGCGGCGGCTTTCGCCGCCGGCCCCGGGGTCCTGCTCGTCGCGAGCACGGGCTCGATCGCCTTCGCGCGCGGCGCGGACGGGAAGTCCCGCCGGGCGGGGGGGCTCGGACCGCTCATGGGCGACGAGGGCTCCGGCTTCTGGCTCGGGAAGACGGCCTCGCGCGACGAGGCGCTCCGGCGGGAGCTCCGCCTGCCCGCTCCGCTCGATCTCGCGCACGCCGCGGACCCCGTGCGCGCGACCGCCGCGCTCGCGCCCAAGGTCCTGCGCGCCCGCTCCGCCCGCGCCCGCCGCCTGCGCGAGGACGCCGCCGGCCATCTCGCGGCGCTCGCCGCCGACGCGGTGAACGGGCTCGTCCTGCCCCGCCCGATCCCGCTCGCGCTCCACGGCAGCCTGTTCAAGAACGAGGCCCTGCGCAAGGCCGTGCTCCGCCGCCTCGGCCGCGTCGTCCTCGTCGCGCCCCGCGTCCCCGCCGAGCAAGCCGCCGCCGGCCTTTAAGAGAACGGCAAAACCACAAAGGCACAAAGACACCAGGATTCCTCGTGTCTTTGTGGTTCATTCGTTTTTTATAGAATAAACGGATGAACATCGCCCTCGGCTGCGACCACGCCGGCTACCCTCTCAAGAAGCTCCTCCACGCCTGGCTCGAGAAGAAGGGCCACCAGGTCCTGAACCTCGGCGTCGACACCGACGCCGTCCCGGCCGACTACCCCGACTACGCGCGCGCCGTCTCCGAGGCCGTCGCGGCGGGCAAGGCCGAGCGCGGCGTCATCGTGTGCGGCTCCGGAGTCGGCGCCACGATCGCGGCGAACAAGGTTCCCGGGGTGCGCAGCTGCATGTGCCACGACACCTTCTCCGCGCGGCAGGGCGTCGAGGACGACGACATGAACGTGCTCTGCCTCGGGGGGCGCATCATCGGCCAGGAGCTCGCCTACGAGGTGCTGGGCGCCTTCCTGAACGCGAGGTTCTCCGGGCTCGACCGCCATCAGCGCCGCAAGGACAAAGTCACCGCCATCGAGCGGACATATTCAAAAATGGGAGCCGACAAATGACCCACAAAAACCCTCTCCGCGATCTGCACCGCTTCGGCGTGTCCGTCTGGTACGACTACGTGTCCCGCTCGCTCA from Elusimicrobiota bacterium harbors:
- the rpiB gene encoding ribose 5-phosphate isomerase B, with the protein product MNIALGCDHAGYPLKKLLHAWLEKKGHQVLNLGVDTDAVPADYPDYARAVSEAVAAGKAERGVIVCGSGVGATIAANKVPGVRSCMCHDTFSARQGVEDDDMNVLCLGGRIIGQELAYEVLGAFLNARFSGLDRHQRRKDKVTAIERTYSKMGADK